One window from the genome of Pyrus communis chromosome 16, drPyrComm1.1, whole genome shotgun sequence encodes:
- the LOC137720460 gene encoding small ribosomal subunit protein uS12 gives MGKTRGMGAARKLKTHRRNQRWADKSYKKSHLGNEWKKPFSGSSHAKGIVLEKIGIEAKQPNSAIRKCARVQLIKNGKKIAAFVPNDGCLNYIEENDEVLIAGFGRKGHAVGDIPGVRFKVVKVSGVSLLALFKEKKEKPRS, from the exons ATGGG GAAAACACGTGGAATGGGAGCTGCTCGTAAGCTCAAGACCCACCGCAGGAATCAGAGGTGGGCGGACAAGTCGTACAAGAAGTCCCACCTTGGAAATGAATGGAAAAAGCCTTTCTCTGGTTCATCTCATGCCAAAGGCATTGTCCTAGAAAAGAT CGGTATTGAGGCTAAGCAGCCTAACTCCGCTATTAGAAAGTGCGCTCGTGTTCAGCTGATCAAAAATGGGAAGAAGATTGCTGCTTTTGTACCCAACGATGGTTGCTTGAACTACATCGAGGAAAAT GATGAGGTGTTGATTGCTGGATTTGGACGGAAGGGCCACGCTGTGGGAGATATTCCCGGAGTCAGGTTCAAGGTTGTGAAGGTATCCGGTGTCTCTCTCCTGGCCCTCTTCaaggagaaaaaggaaaagccaaGGTCTTAA